The sequence below is a genomic window from Thermoflavifilum sp..
TGGCAGCCTTACCACCTCTTAAGTAATTATACCCATCAGCAACCAGTGAACCAGAAGGAGTAAGCGCATAATTTGCCCAGATTGGATTTTGTTTACCACTTGAATTGAGATAACCGGGATTTACCAGTGCATCTTCGCCAAAGCCAATATAACCGACGCTTGCTGTTTTTGCAATTTCAGATTGAATATAACTCTGCTTGCTGCTTACATTAGATTCTCTGACAAGCATTCTGAGTTTAACCGTATTGGCAAACTTTAACCATAAACTCATGTCTCCACCATACATTATATCCGAACTACCAGGATTTGTTGCATTGGGAGAATTCTGAATCAATGCAATAGCATCATCCAGCTGGCTAACTAAAGAATCATAAATATCCGATCCCTTGTCGTACTTGGGGAACAAATTTGCAGTTCCCTTCAATGCTTGAGTATAGGGAACATCATTGTATACATCTACTAAATATTGAAAACAAACTGCTTTCAAAATTTTAGCGATTGCAACAAAATATTGCATGTTAGGCATTGATGCAGCCGTCTGTTCAATGTAGTTTGCATTAGAAAGAATGCCATAATAATTATCCCAGACTTGTGGCGCATCGGTCGTCATCTTGTAGCTTTGCACATCAGCATTCAGGGAATAGCCACCACTATAATTCCAGTAGCCTAACCATGCACCCTGACGCTGATAAGTACCCCCACCACTGATATTCGCAGCAAGATTACTCAATACACCAGGCAAAACAAGTGATGGATCAGCACCTGATGGAGAATTGGGGTTTTGTGCCAGATCTGTCAGAAATCCTTTTTTACAACTGGTCATACCTACAAGTATGGTAAATATAGCAACGATATACAAAAATTTTTTCATATCTAAAGGTTTTAAAGAACCAGAGAATAACATTTACCCTTCAGGTTTAAAAGGTTAAGTTTAACACCGCGCTGAATTTGCGTGTAGGAGGTAACTCATAAAAGGTAGTATAACCAAAACTATTTGAATTCTGGTAATTAAATTCAGGATCCGTCCAAACATTTTGCTTAGGCCTGAACATCAACACATCATTCGCTAAAAGGCTGAAGGATGCCGCATGAATGAATTTTGTCTTTTGAATAAATCTGCTGAAATCATAACTTAAACTTACTGTTCTCACTTTCCATGCGGCTGCATTCAACCAGTAAGTGGTCTGTGCTCTCCTATAATCACTATACACCCAGAAGCCTATGCTTCCATCAT
It includes:
- a CDS encoding SusD/RagB family nutrient-binding outer membrane lipoprotein, which encodes MKKFLYIVAIFTILVGMTSCKKGFLTDLAQNPNSPSGADPSLVLPGVLSNLAANISGGGTYQRQGAWLGYWNYSGGYSLNADVQSYKMTTDAPQVWDNYYGILSNANYIEQTAASMPNMQYFVAIAKILKAVCFQYLVDVYNDVPYTQALKGTANLFPKYDKGSDIYDSLVSQLDDAIALIQNSPNATNPGSSDIMYGGDMSLWLKFANTVKLRMLVRESNVSSKQSYIQSEIAKTASVGYIGFGEDALVNPGYLNSSGKQNPIWANYALTPSGSLVADGYNYLRGGKAAMDFYKLNHDPRLAYFYGQIGDDPRDPNFFATPVESEIDTSKYAADPLGEQTLQPSKGSGLGPGVLKGYNAPAVIMLAAESYFVQAEAVVRGYMSGDAQTLYQNGITASFEYLNVGGQQSVADQQAQAYYSQNVANIGWNASSDKIQAIITQKWAALNGICNVEAWNDWRRTGFPVVPVSVYSGRVANHMPYRYLYPTSEFQRNIDALKADGGDQVNAFTNKVFWGQ